From Humisphaera borealis, the proteins below share one genomic window:
- a CDS encoding response regulator codes for MSATGKSGSMVLPVRPMVLVVDDEPGMTEMLGDVVGAMDCTVVKAANIAEARRIIARESVQVMVADMKLPDGDGMSLLRSLRKYQPSARAIVMTGEPTVAAATEAIRHGAVDFVAKPFDAKAITAHVRSALSLSEQVARQDQKIVKLKRAVKRLNAARKTISQKVDILCNDLVSAYGELSKQFDVLRTQESFRKTIEPARDLEQLICQSMDWLMRQLGYSNVAVWLVGDDGGYQLGAYMKYTIPGDEQVSEILRRVVLPLAARDGRDTPMKFKSSELADKLSPKEQQLMKDQEILTIDCTYLGESLAAIVFFRDEHVPFSEPDLDTLRSVSPIFASALATIVRGAETDAPEPTGAEDSFDSNSDGGGTYDPKKRKSNKPDPADWWKRGEEPPF; via the coding sequence ATGTCCGCAACGGGCAAGTCAGGCTCGATGGTTTTGCCGGTACGCCCCATGGTGCTCGTCGTGGACGACGAGCCGGGAATGACGGAGATGCTGGGTGATGTCGTCGGCGCGATGGACTGCACGGTCGTCAAGGCGGCCAACATCGCCGAGGCGCGCCGCATCATCGCACGGGAGTCGGTCCAGGTCATGGTCGCCGACATGAAGCTGCCCGACGGCGACGGGATGTCGCTGCTCCGGAGCCTGCGGAAGTATCAACCGTCGGCGCGGGCGATCGTCATGACCGGCGAGCCCACCGTCGCCGCCGCGACCGAAGCGATCCGCCACGGCGCGGTCGATTTTGTCGCCAAGCCTTTCGACGCCAAGGCGATCACGGCGCACGTACGATCGGCACTTTCGCTGTCGGAGCAGGTCGCACGCCAGGACCAGAAGATCGTCAAGCTTAAGCGGGCCGTGAAGCGCCTCAACGCCGCCCGCAAGACCATCAGCCAGAAGGTCGACATCCTCTGCAACGACCTGGTCAGCGCCTACGGCGAACTCTCGAAGCAGTTCGACGTCCTTCGCACGCAGGAGAGCTTCCGCAAAACGATTGAACCGGCCCGCGACCTCGAGCAGCTGATCTGCCAGTCCATGGACTGGCTCATGCGGCAGCTCGGCTACAGCAACGTGGCAGTGTGGCTCGTCGGTGACGACGGCGGATACCAGCTCGGGGCGTACATGAAGTACACCATCCCCGGCGACGAACAGGTCAGCGAAATCCTGCGCCGGGTGGTCCTCCCGCTCGCCGCCCGCGACGGCCGCGACACCCCGATGAAGTTCAAGTCGTCCGAACTGGCCGACAAGCTGAGCCCCAAAGAGCAGCAGTTGATGAAGGATCAGGAGATCCTGACGATCGACTGCACCTACCTCGGCGAATCGCTGGCGGCGATCGTCTTCTTCCGCGACGAGCACGTGCCGTTCAGCGAGCCAGACCTCGATACGCTCCGGTCGGTTTCGCCGATCTTCGCGTCCGCGCTGGCGACGATCGTTCGCGGTGCCGAGACCGACGCCCCCGAGCCCACCGGCGCGGAGGACTCGTTCGATTCCAACAGCGACGGCGGCGGAACCTACGACCCCAAAAAGCGCAAGAGCAACAAGCCCGACCCCGCCGACTGGTGGAAGCGCGGCGAAGAGCCGCCGTTCTAG